From a single Sporolituus thermophilus DSM 23256 genomic region:
- the hemA gene encoding glutamyl-tRNA reductase, whose amino-acid sequence MQLAVLGLNHKTAPVAVRECFSFPEDKIRTGLAHIHEYEGVHECAILSTCNRTELYAVVDDADEALPVLRDFFEHMAAAAIESDDYLFYLREEECIRHLFRVAASLDSLVIGEGQILSQVKKAYSIARAAGTTSTVLNTLFNRAIAVGKRVRAETRIAYNAVSVSYAAVELAKKVFGDLSRSNVLILGAGEMSELTARHLVDNGVRTVFVSNRNYDRAVSLAQRFHGVAVPFEDFMKSAVDADIVITSTGAPHYIITAWDVAHLMPKRHGRPIIFIDIAVPRDVEPEAGAIAGVSLYNIDDLEAVVESNIRSRELEAQAAETIIEEELGELVNRFRYLSYRPVLARLTDKAECIRRREVKRALAKLPNITPEERKVLENMSRMLVRKLLRDPITRINEAAGTDKEPYYLDAVRKLFKVDDIGEEAACEKQTCHRYAGQ is encoded by the coding sequence ATGCAATTGGCGGTATTAGGGCTGAACCATAAAACGGCGCCGGTAGCGGTGCGCGAATGTTTTTCTTTCCCGGAGGACAAAATCCGGACGGGGCTGGCCCATATCCACGAGTATGAAGGCGTGCATGAGTGCGCCATTCTTTCTACCTGCAACCGGACCGAGCTCTACGCCGTGGTCGACGACGCCGACGAGGCGCTGCCGGTGCTCAGGGACTTTTTCGAGCATATGGCCGCTGCCGCCATTGAGAGCGACGATTATCTTTTTTACCTGCGGGAGGAGGAGTGCATCCGCCACCTCTTCCGTGTCGCTGCCAGCCTTGATTCGCTCGTCATTGGCGAGGGGCAAATTCTCAGCCAGGTTAAGAAGGCTTATTCTATTGCCCGCGCCGCCGGCACGACGAGCACTGTCCTGAATACGCTGTTTAACCGCGCTATTGCCGTAGGCAAGCGGGTGCGCGCCGAGACCCGCATCGCCTACAACGCCGTATCGGTAAGCTACGCGGCGGTGGAACTGGCGAAAAAGGTCTTCGGCGACCTCAGCCGCTCCAATGTCCTCATTCTCGGCGCCGGCGAAATGAGTGAACTGACGGCCCGCCACCTGGTTGACAACGGGGTCAGGACAGTTTTTGTTTCTAACCGCAATTACGACCGGGCGGTCAGCTTAGCCCAGCGGTTTCACGGTGTGGCTGTTCCCTTTGAAGACTTTATGAAAAGCGCGGTGGACGCGGACATTGTTATCACTTCCACCGGCGCCCCGCATTATATTATCACCGCCTGGGATGTAGCCCATTTAATGCCTAAGCGGCATGGCCGGCCGATTATTTTTATCGATATTGCCGTGCCCCGCGACGTGGAACCCGAAGCAGGGGCCATCGCCGGCGTCAGCCTGTATAATATTGACGACCTGGAAGCCGTCGTGGAGTCGAATATTCGCAGCCGGGAGCTGGAAGCGCAGGCGGCCGAAACGATCATCGAAGAAGAACTAGGGGAACTGGTTAACCGGTTCCGCTATCTGTCCTACCGACCCGTCCTGGCCCGCCTGACCGACAAGGCGGAGTGCATCCGGCGGCGCGAGGTAAAGCGCGCGCTGGCCAAGCTGCCAAACATTACCCCCGAGGAGCGCAAAGTGCTGGAGAATATGTCCAGGATGCTGGTGCGCAAACTGCTGCGCGACCCCATTACCCGCATCAATGAGGCGGCGGGCACGGATAAAGAGCCGTATTACCTGGACGCGGTACGCAAATTGTTTAAAGTTGATGACATAGGAGAGGAAGCTGCCTGTGAAAAACAAACTTGTCATCGGTACGCGGGGCAGTAA